A region from the Microbacterium sp. NC79 genome encodes:
- a CDS encoding arsenate reductase ArsC: protein MTAKPTVLFVCVHNAGRSQMAAGFLRHLAGDGIAVRSAGSMPAEHINPTAVAAMAEVGIDITAEQPKVLTTESVQESDVVITMGCGDACPFFPGKRYEDWKLDDPAGQGIAAVRIIRDDILGRVEELIRSLSPTA from the coding sequence ATGACCGCGAAACCCACCGTTCTGTTTGTCTGCGTTCACAACGCGGGCCGCTCCCAAATGGCGGCGGGCTTTCTCCGCCACCTCGCCGGGGACGGCATTGCCGTGCGCTCTGCCGGTTCCATGCCCGCCGAGCACATCAATCCGACGGCGGTGGCCGCGATGGCCGAAGTCGGCATCGACATCACCGCCGAGCAGCCCAAGGTACTCACCACCGAATCCGTCCAGGAGTCTGACGTGGTCATCACGATGGGCTGCGGAGACGCCTGCCCATTCTTCCCAGGCAAACGCTACGAAGATTGGAAGCTCGATGACCCGGCTGGTCAGGGCATTGCGGCGGTGCGCATCATCCGTGATGACATCCTGGGCCGCGTCGAAGAGTTGATTCGGAGTCTCTCGCCGACGGCTTGA
- a CDS encoding metalloregulator ArsR/SmtB family transcription factor: MNPECAPTTSHAMAEPAAAALAGVLKSLADPLRLRMLSAIATDARGEACVCDLEALADVSQPTISHHLRVMREAGVLQSERRGTWVYYRITPALHGAVTALLGSFSPSILTRAEIAAPPLTDVDDRLTDLAQRLMLAHPTHSGDLVAHVVRESYASMLAHSENTEAALNAAAVFAAQRLADIAHGSARTRTPRVPHVLFVCVANAGRSQLAAALINERAGGAIIARSAGSAPGAAIHPHVRALLDEISPGTVVFPKPLTDDAVRAADVVITMGCGDVCPILPGVHYEDWPVGDPALASDEGTAAIRDDIAERVDHLIARLTNGEQP, encoded by the coding sequence ATGAACCCCGAGTGTGCCCCCACGACCAGCCATGCGATGGCGGAACCAGCTGCCGCGGCGCTCGCAGGAGTGCTGAAGTCGCTGGCTGATCCGCTCCGCCTGCGGATGCTGTCAGCAATCGCGACCGACGCGCGTGGCGAAGCCTGCGTATGCGATCTGGAGGCGCTCGCAGACGTATCTCAGCCGACCATCTCACACCATTTGCGGGTCATGCGTGAGGCGGGTGTGCTCCAGTCTGAACGGCGCGGCACCTGGGTCTATTACCGAATTACGCCGGCGCTGCATGGCGCTGTAACCGCACTCTTGGGGTCATTCTCGCCGTCCATTCTCACGCGCGCCGAGATCGCGGCGCCGCCGCTCACCGACGTGGACGATCGGCTCACAGATCTCGCGCAACGGCTGATGCTCGCCCACCCCACCCACTCCGGAGACCTGGTTGCGCACGTGGTTCGGGAATCCTACGCCAGCATGCTCGCCCATTCGGAAAACACCGAGGCAGCGCTGAATGCCGCAGCGGTATTTGCGGCACAACGCCTTGCCGATATCGCTCATGGAAGCGCACGAACTCGCACGCCGCGGGTTCCTCACGTGCTCTTCGTGTGCGTGGCCAATGCGGGCCGCTCACAACTGGCGGCAGCCTTGATCAACGAGCGTGCCGGGGGCGCGATCATCGCCCGATCTGCGGGGTCAGCCCCTGGCGCGGCAATTCACCCGCACGTGCGTGCGCTCCTCGACGAGATTTCCCCAGGTACCGTCGTTTTCCCCAAACCACTCACCGATGATGCCGTTCGTGCTGCTGATGTGGTGATCACGATGGGGTGCGGAGACGTCTGCCCGATCCTTCCCGGGGTGCACTACGAAGACTGGCCTGTCGGAGACCCCGCATTGGCGTCGGACGAAGGCACTGCCGCGATCCGCGATGACATTGCCGAGCGGGTTGACCACCTTATTGCTCGCCTCACCAACGGAGAACAACCATGA